Below is a window of Brassica napus cultivar Da-Ae chromosome A5, Da-Ae, whole genome shotgun sequence DNA.
ttttaatttgaagaTAAGGTAAGGATCGAAGCCAAGGGCTCAAGTCTCTCTTTCGATCTAACGGATATGATCAAAGCCACGTGTAACAAATCTTATCGACAAACGAACGACCAATAACTACTCACGTGTCACCACGATCCGATTATTATCCTCTCGATCCAACGGACCCAATAcactctctcttcctctctctctctagcggCGACCTCCGATTTACCGTTAGATCTGAGATGGCGGACTCCGACAACGATTCAGGCGGCCACAAGGACGGAGGCGGCGCGTCGTCGCGTGAGCAGGATAGGTTTCTGCCGATCGCGAACGTGAGCCGGATCATGAAGAAAGCATTGCCTGGGAACGCGAAGATCTCCAAGGACGCGAAGGAGACCGTGCAGGAATGCGTATCGGAGTTCATCAGCTTCGTCACCGGGGAGGCGTCCGACAAGTGtcagagagagaagaggaagacGATCAACGGCGACGATCTTCTCTGGGCGATGACGACGCTGGGGTTCGAGGATTACGTGGAGCCGTTGAAGGTGTACCTGCAGAAGTACAGGGAGGTGGAAGGGGAGAGGATGACGACGGGGAGACAGGGGGATAAGGAAGGTGGCGGCGGAGGAGGAAATGGAAGCTCCGGGGGATCCGGAGGAGGATACAATGGAGGAGGAGGGATGTACGGTGGGATTGTGACGATGGGGCATCCTCATCAAGGACACGTGTACGGTGGAAGTGGGATAAATTAGAGAATCAGcaatctctctctgtctctgacTCGGTTAACTCGAAATGGCTCTCACAGGAGAATGCTATATGCAATGTAAATGTATTATCTTTCTATCTCTGCTTGCTATGTTCTTTTGCAAGCTTGTGTTGTTAATTCGTCTTTGTTATTGATTTTAGCCCCTCATGGTGCAACAAGTGTATGTTCTTAGATGATTCTAAatcattttgtatataattaagGTATTGCACACAAAGAGTTTCTTTTTACCGTTTCAGCCACGGGAAGAGGCCTTTTAGAAATCTGATTCCTTTGTTTACTCTCAAAGCCTTCTTAAGTCGTGGGAGTCTATTGTAACATTTTGGTCTATTCTAACTTTAGCAGCAGCTACAAGT
It encodes the following:
- the LOC106452238 gene encoding nuclear transcription factor Y subunit B-3, yielding MADSDNDSGGHKDGGGASSREQDRFLPIANVSRIMKKALPGNAKISKDAKETVQECVSEFISFVTGEASDKCQREKRKTINGDDLLWAMTTLGFEDYVEPLKVYLQKYREVEGERMTTGRQGDKEGGGGGGNGSSGGSGGGYNGGGGMYGGIVTMGHPHQGHVYGGSGIN